CCGTTTGTCAAGTACCAAGCTTTGTCACTAGGCTGCGGTTTCTAATGTAAATTACTTAGTAGACGGCTGTTACTTGAAGAAGTAACTTTCCTCACCTCTATCAGTAGTACTCTTCCCCTCTGCATAATGTATGCATGTTGTTTTGTAGTAATGTCCATATCACCTTGATAATTTTtgttacattgtgaaacggagggagtagaaaatttGCGTATCTGTGGGTCTTTGCTAAGGGTTACCTGTTAAATAcgaaaaatcttgttaatgtgGCTGGATTGAGCTGAACTGTTGAAGCCTTGAACTTTGCctgcttctttcttttttaaagaaCTTGGGATGTGAGAAAGATGCGTTCGTTCCTATTTGGCTGTGTGTTCTGTTAGTAAATGGCTGTCAGGCATTGTTATGTTTGATCTGTACTTAAATTTCATTGGCTATTTTAGGAATAATGTTGTGTGTTCTTGAATTCCTATGCTTTTAGTAAACACCAATTCGTATCAGTGATCACCACTCAGTTCACAGTGGTCAGTATTGGTGAGCAACAACTCTGATTTTGCAAATCGGTAGCCCCACCCTGCACATTTCTTGAAATCATCAAGTGAACGTGTGTTGGGTAATTGTTTCAGTGGTGGTTATAAAGTGCATATTGTTTGCAGTGCAATTGAGATATGCACATTAATACTGCAGAAGTTTTTTGGAACTCCGGAGTTAGTTCGTGTGATACCTGTTGAAAGTTGCACTCATATATTCTGAAGCTTGGCTCTGGAACTCGGCGTCTCTCCAGGCTGTCTGGAAGAGACCTTCTGTGTCACCGCCACAAAACCACTGCAAATGCTCTTTTTTGTTATCGATCCTACTCCTATCTTGTTGTGTGGCCTGTGCTAGTTGGATTGGATGTATACATGAACTAATCAGCAGCTATCTGATCTCTACTACATCCTCTTTCATATTATTATTAAGCCAATTTGTACAAAAGtgctattaaaatatatttgatctAACTTATTATAGAAGTTCGATATAGAATAAAGTcgaaacgacttataatatgaaatgaaagaAATTATGTACGTAGGTGTGATTCAGGTTATTGCATAGGCTGCCAATTTGTATACTCAGGCACTTCAGCAACGCAGTATCAACATCAGGAATTCAGTATCAGGCGCTAATGCAGAGCATCTGCTATAAAGAAATCTTCTCATAGCACCAGAACAGATGACCATCGGAGATACTGCAGTTCTTgattgttctctttttttttttttttgacgagaTTGACGCGAATCATGCGATCTGAATTTCCGCTTGCGCGCACGGTTGCAATTCAAGCCCATGCAGCATTGCAGATTTGCCTGTGCGACTATGGCTGTAGCTCCAACGATCTACTTATGGTTATGGCTGTGAGACTATGCATCGCCCAGGCAGTCAGGCTGCACCCTGCATCCAAAAGCAATGGATCCTGACACCAATGAATGTTCTTGTTTAGAGGTGTTTTTGTGTTACGGCTACCTTGATGTTGCCACGAAGAGAAGCGAAGGATTTTGAGAAAACTGGGGGTCGGAATTTTAAACTCCGACCCACACCTCCATGTAGACAAACAATGCTGTACATCTCAGTGAAGATTGGAACTATCTGAATTACATCTCAAAAAAAAGATTGGCATCATAGCTCAGGCAGGAATTCACAGCAGCTTCATTTCAAAATCTACTTAGGAGTTAGGATACAAGCATCTGTTCATTGCTACATGGCGTACTGCTCTGGGAGAATAAGCTGATTATCGAATGTTCATGGTCAAGCCTGTATATTCAGGTTAATCCTAGTTCTCTGCAGCAGCTAGCTAAAGCTTCCCTGACTGTATCCATGTCAGTATCATCGCAGTTCACTGAAGATTTCCAAATTTTACGctcctaagagcaagtttaatagtatagcccactactagctccaatttatatatagctaatctaatagccaattcatataatagttgcttactatactattaatatatggtctcatatgtcatacacacattgcatcttggagtccgtgctgcagctggctacaaatctgtagcccgctactcttctctcttatcttttatctcattaaaatatgtttgtagctggctaataacttgctattgtacctgctctaaaaaGCATGTCATCAGCATCAAGTCGATCATCTGATCTGAAGAAAATTTCTCTGAACACATGAACTTATGACTACTGGAGAAAGCAGAAACTGATTAGATCTAAGACATAAACAATGGTAGAGAATTATTACATATTATCCCTCGGTTGTGCCGCAAGTTGATAGCTGATGATGTCAGATGTTCCGATGAGAAGCTCTGTATCATAATTGAATTTTCTCACAAATCAGGGTGATGGTACCCAAAACTAATGCATAAATCTTGGGTGAACATTTGAGGTGATTTTCGTTGCAGCTAACCTTCATGCTGCCAAGGAAAGAAGCTAGGATATTGAGAAAACAGGGGTTCGGAGAATCAAACTCCGAACCCCGCTCCAGGTAGAAAAGGCCATACCAGAGCAAGTGTGTTCTTGAGGCCCATCTATGATTTgcatttttcacaaatttttgtCTGGCAGATGAATGATCAAAAATACCTACAAGGCaataatgaaaaataaatgaagaatCTGACTGTAAAGTGCATATTGTTTGCAGAAGTTATCGCAAGTTCCATCATCCCTGGAATGAAGAATCTGGCTGTAAATGAACTTCTGCAGGAAACTTTTTGTTCCAAGTTGCATCATCCCTGGAAGTGTTCGGCGCGTAACTGAACCATCCAACGTTCATTTTACATATTAGCCAGCATGTTGAACTCCACCCATTTTTGCTCGTTGAACTCCAGAGTTAGTTCATGTGGTGCCTGTTGAAAGCTGCAAGGCGATTCTGAAACTTGGCTCTGCAACTCTGCGTCTCTTCAGGCCTCATCCTGCAATTGCATTTTTCATGGCATCTGGAAGAGACCATCAGAACACAATTCGTCagtcatcaccaccaccacaaaaACTCTGCTCTTTGTTATCACATCATCCGGCCTGTGCTGGTTGGATGCATAGATGAACTAATCAGCAGCTATCTCTACTAGGTAATTATGAAGTATGATTCTTGCAAGACAAAATTTGCCCCAGAACAcgcaaaaaaaacatgtaattagcTGAGAGACACCGCGAAAATGTGACACGgctcatggaaaaaaaaaacatataattgACTGTAGAACACCGgtcgcattattttattatttctgggTAAAAAAAGGTGAGATATTTATCTAAATGCTTGGATTGCcctttctctttccttctttaaataccggtgggtcccacatgtcacgGACAGCCTATGtttaatctaatttttaataGGTTTTTAACCTCCTGGGCCCATGAGTCATGGACTAATTTATTCGTAATTAGTAGAGAGATTACTATTTGCTAATCATAAGTGGGGTCCACACCTCTCTCTCctatcctcttcttcctcacgtACGCCCTTGCTGCccccgggcgacggcggcgaggggttGGCGCACGGGGCGAGCGGGCCGCCGCAGAGCGCCGTGCCGAGGAAGGCGCTCGCCGGCATCCCGGTGAGCGACGCCGGCACGGCGCCACCGAGCTGGCCATTGTACGACACGTTGAACTGCGCGAGCTTCGGCAGCATCAGGTTACCGGGGAGCGTGCCATTGAAGCCGTTGCGGTCGAGGTTCAGCGTGGTCAGGCTCGCGAGCCGGCTGAACTCCGGCGAGACGCCGCCGTTGAGGCGGTTCCCGGAGAGGTCCACCTTCTCGAGCAGCGCCAGCGAGAAGAGCCCCTCCGGCAACCTGCCGGCGAGCCGGTTCCCGGAGAGGTTCAGCGACCGGAGCTGGACGCAGCCGCCGATGTCCGCGGGGACCCCGCCGGATATCGCGTTCGTCCGGAGCGACAGCGTCCGCAGCGCGGTGAGGTTGCCGACCGTGCCCACGGGCACCGCTCCTCTCAGGCTCTTCCCGGGGAGCCGGAGCTCGGTgacgcggtcgccggcggcggagcagtgGAGCACCCGACGCCGTGCTACGCGCCGCCGCACGGCGTGGGCGCGGACGGGTCCCACGGCAGGTGCCGCCCCCCCACCGCGTCCCGCAGCGCCAGCAGCGCCGCGCGGTCGCCCGCCatgtcggccgccgccgccaccgcgcccgcgacgagcaccaccaccaccagcagcagaaCGGCGCGGCGTCGCCTAACGACGCCATGGCAAGGCGAGAGCTCGCGAGGAAGGCGGAGGACGCTGTGCTGGGTAAAGGATTTATGGGCGGCGAGAGAGCTTAGGATTCTCCATTTGGAAGAGCTCGGGTTTTTGTCCATGCAGCTGGCATGCACGacgcaccacggcggcggcgtggtgcctTCGCCGGAGTTCGCCGCCGCAGTTGAAGTTGGATGGGGATTTCAGGTACTGAGGCTAAGGGCATTTCCGTCCTTTtgaaatttctctctcctctttttcaccgaaaataataaaatattacctcgggtgtcctacagctaattacacaaattttgtAGTATCCATTGAAAGTGTCGTGTTTTTTGGGTGTCTTCTAATTAATTACATGATTTTTAGATGTCCTGTGGTAAATTTTATCTTCTTGCAAAGACTACCAGTTTGTATACTCCTGAACATTCAGCTATGATGTATGGTTTGCAGAATGATTGATAGCAAGTTCTTAATTTTCTTCAGAGATGGATGCCATGAGAAGATGCGAGAGAATTGAGAGAACTGGGGCCGCAGTCGGAGTATTAAACTCTGACCCCTACCTCCAAGTAGAAAATGCCATACATGCAAAGCAAGTGTGTTCTTTGAGGCCCATCTATGATTTGCACAAGTATTTCTTGCGCAGATGAATGGCCTAAAAATAGCTTTTGAGAcagattttttaaaactttttttagaggaggatattttttttatccggTCTCTACATTCAACTGAATATATGCAACCTTAAAAATAGCTTTTGAGACAGATTTTTGTAccttttttttaacctttttagagaaggatattttttattcggtctctacatccaaccgaATATATGCAACCTTTTAAATCGGAAACTTAActcctcaaataacccaatctgaaattcactcCTACGGAGATTTAAATTCAGGACCTTAAAATGCTACTCAAGTCACTGTGAccacttaatttattttttttacctctaGTTATGTATTACTGTAGAAAGGAGATTGAGAATCTGGCTGTTTACCAAGTGGTGATGGAATGGCTGTCTTTCCGGTCCAGATTCTAGAGGTAAAGCAGCATGCATAAAGTCAAATGAAAGATGGGCGTATGTCAGGGAATAATTCGCAGCGTCATATCATGCAATATCTAATCGTCGATTCGTAACATGAGTatgtatattttcttttgagAGGATATTTGTGTATGTTGAAATGTTTTTGTTCCTTTGGTACTACAGTGTTTTTATGGTTCCAATCCCAGTtgcgggaaaaaaaagaggtgtCGAACGACTGATTAACGTCTCTTAATTGGAACCCTGGAACTCCTTTTTCAGACGACAAAACTCTGAATTTCTGAATCCCTAAAACCCTATTATCTCTGAAACCCTGAAACATCTctgaatatctttttttttttttggggaacaTCTCTGAATATTTGAATCCCTTTAGTTCATACTCTACCTGCTTACTGCCTTACTCGATCCAGACAGTTCATGATGTTTGCAGGGTTCCAGGCAGAGCTCGACCTCGTGTGTTGTCTCCCATTGCTTGGTTCGCTGCGGCTGCTACCCCCGCGCACAGTGCATGATGCTCCCTGTCCAAAGCTTTGCTTGATTGCTTATGAGCCGTACGCCCGTACCTAAAATCTAAATTTTAGAACTTGATTAAAAGTTAGTTATAAGAATTTTCAGAACAGATTAATTTTTTAACAGTATCTTTTAAATTGCTAGAAACATACATATAAAAGTctacttataattttttttagttaatttcatttatttttccacGGTTTTTATCAAGTACGGTGCAAACAATGAGTAGGTAGCCGGACTGGGATACATGTAAGTATTATATTAAGTTATAATCTGGACAAAACTATATACTAGATTCATCCTAGAATGGATCAAATCTTGTTCTAGAttataatattttgaaatggaggaagtatttattTTAGTAAAGTGCACAGGTTGTCTTTAAACTTATAGAGATATGTCATCTTGGttcctaaactctcaaaatatatattcattttttctttttctttttctttttcttcttctccttttttttcttttctttctcctttcTCTGTAACCTAAGCACCCCGTGCAACGGTGGCCTACAGTTGCAttgagaggaaggagaagaaaggggaaaagtgaaggaaaagaaaaggaaaaaggaaaaaaagaaaagaaaaatttttAAGTAGGTCCTATTTGTCAGTCAAGATTATGCCACATCATATCTATGTGGCATGTCATATCAACGCCATGTAGGATTTATTTTGGGCTAAACTTGAATTtacatggcgaagttttgtacTGCATAATAGGCTTTTCAGTGCCTTGGGCCGTGGCTCAGTTGGCCCGATGCCTGGGTCCACCTCGCAACGTTCAGGTTTCGCTTATGAGCGCCAAGAGACCGACCGCTGTCTAATTAGTTCCCCACTCATCCGTCATGGTCGCGCATAGCTGAGTCACCAAGGTTGCTTTGTCTTCGAATACCCTATCCTTCTAAACCGACCATGCCACAAGGATGACACCCGCACTGAACGTTTTTGCGGCCGATCTTCGCCACCTCCTTGCGAGTCGCATGTCACCAGAACACCAGATCGGCGGATGTCACCGAGCACGTCATTCCAAGACGGCTGCACACCCGATTCTTTGACCCTCTACGTAAAGtcataatctatctatctatctttctattatattattaaaacagctttgaaatgAAACACCACGTTCgttgtgggggctagaaattcccagattaatcggagaaaaagaaaaaaaagaaaaggagagtccaagcaaaaatacaatataaaaatagctgaaattcgtaattaaatatatgcaatattgaaagaagtttccatataagaaaccaatacaagattaattaaaattcgaaataaaaataaaataaaatccaaaattaaaaaaaaaagagtccaagtggaaatacaatttaaaaatacctgaaattcgaaattaaaaataagcaatattgaaagaagtttccttATAAGAACCTaacac
The Oryza sativa Japonica Group chromosome 6, ASM3414082v1 DNA segment above includes these coding regions:
- the LOC112939312 gene encoding probable inactive receptor kinase RLK902; its protein translation is MASASFFHYPKANYVLDDQATPRRSAAGGGGARRGRGGGGGRHGGRPRGAAGAAGRGGGAAPAVGPVRAHAVRRRVARRRVLHCSAAGDRVTELRLPGKSLRGAVPVGTVGNLTALRTLSLRTNAISGGVPADIGGCVQLRSLNLSGNRLAGRLPEGLFSLALLEKVDLSGNRLNGGVSPEFSRLASLTTLNLDRNGFNGTLPGNLMLPKLAQFNVSYNGQLGGAVPASLTGMPASAFLGTALCGGPLAPCANPSPPSPGGSKGVREEEEDRRERCHEKCNCRMRPEETQSCRAKFQNRLAAFNRHHMN